The Vibrio echinoideorum DNA window GTTGAGCCGATTGAATATCTTGTTGCTCAACCAAGCGGTCAGATTGTAAATACGGCAGAACCAGGCCCTCATTCACGGTAGGTACTGCTTTCTTCTCAGAGATGCGAATCTTAGGGCTAAGCTTGATAACGGGTTTGAGGCTCAATACAGGCTCGCCATTAATCCAAACCAAAGATAATTTATCTCCAGGGTAAATAAGGTGAGGGTTTTCTATTTCAGGGTTTACCTGCCATAACCTTGGCCACAACCATGGGCTATCGAGGTACATCGTAGATATATCCCATAAGGTATCACCCTTAACCACCACATACGCCTCGGGTGCGCCTTGTTTAATGGTTAAAGGTTGCTCACTATTTCCAGCCATAACGGCGAACGAAAGCGAGGCACAAATAAGAGAAAAAGTGGGAGAAAAATGACGCATGACCTAGGTTCCTTGGTCTGAATATATGACATCTGATTAGAGAATTAACTTCAGGATGCTGTCATTTGACCTCTAAAATGTCTAGAATTGAGCCAACAAGGTTTAAGCTGTTTCGGCACAGTTCAATATTTCGAGTGTATATGTCTGTATTACAAGTATTAACATTACCAGATGATCGTCTACGTACCGTGGCGAAACCGGTAAAAGAAGTTACCCCAGAGATTCAAAAGTTAGTCGATGACATGATTGAAACCATGTACGACGAAGAAGGTATCGGCCTTGCGGCAACGCAAGTAGATTTCCACCAACGCATCGTTGTTATCGATATTTCAGAAACACGTGATGAACCGATTGTTCTGATCAACCCTGAAATTACCGATAAGCGTGGCGAAGATGGTATCGAAGAAGGCTGCCTATCTGTACCAGGCGCTCGAGCTCTAGTACCTCGCGCTGCAGAAGTAACGGTTAAAGCACTAGATCGCGATGGCAACGAATTCACATTCGACGCCGATGATCTATTGGCTATCTGTGTTCAGCACGAACTTGACCACCTAGAAGGCAAGTTGTTTGTTGATTACCTATCGCCACTAAAACGCAAACGTATTCAAGATAAGCTAGCGAAGATTAAACGTTTCAACGAGAAACAAGGTTAATAA harbors:
- the def gene encoding peptide deformylase → MSVLQVLTLPDDRLRTVAKPVKEVTPEIQKLVDDMIETMYDEEGIGLAATQVDFHQRIVVIDISETRDEPIVLINPEITDKRGEDGIEEGCLSVPGARALVPRAAEVTVKALDRDGNEFTFDADDLLAICVQHELDHLEGKLFVDYLSPLKRKRIQDKLAKIKRFNEKQG